The Calonectris borealis chromosome 13, bCalBor7.hap1.2, whole genome shotgun sequence genome contains a region encoding:
- the LOC142087843 gene encoding BTB/POZ domain-containing protein KCTD12-like — protein sequence MALADNAGCAKPSEDFPFPEIIELNVGGQVYITRHPTLVSVPGSLLWEMFTQKNVRSLARDSKGRFFVDRDGFLFRYILDYMRDQQLVLPDHFPERSRLQREAEYFMLPELVKMLAPKLSKQNSLGDDPCQSDPEELSPNADATRNLTSASATLPSAVAGGPGGAVTAGVGAASTDVRRAGFITIGYRGSYTLGRDSQTDAKFRRVARIMVCGKTSLAKEVFGDTLNESRDPDRPPERYTSRYYLKFTFLEQAFDKLADAGFHMVACNSTGTCAFAHDQTDDRIWTSYTEYVFYRE from the coding sequence ATGGCCCTGGCAGACAACGCGGGCTGTGCTAAACCCAGCGAGGACTTCCCTTTCCCCGAGATCATTGAACTCAATGTGGGTGGACAAGTCTACATCACCCGCCACCCCACCCTGGTCAGCGTGCCTGGCTCGCTCCTCTGGGAGATGTTCACCCAGAAGAACGTCCGCTCCCTGGCCCGCGACAGCAAGGGACGCTTCTTCGTGGATCGGGACGGCTTCCTCTTCCGCTACATCTTGGATTACATGAGGGACCAGCAGCTGGTGCTGCCCGACCACTTCCCGGAGAGGAGCCGCCTGCAGCGAGAGGCCGAATACTTCATGCTGCCGGAGCTTGTGAAGATGCTGGCCCCCAAGCTCAGCAAGCAGAACTCGCTGGGAGACGACCCATGCCAAAGCGACCCAGAGGAGCTCTCCCCCAATGCAGACGCCACCCGCAACCTGACCTCTGCCAGTGCCACGCTCCCCAGCGCCGTGGCTGGTGGCCCCGGGGGTGCCGTCACGGCTGGCGTGGGTGCTGCCAGCACCGACGTCCGCAGGGCAGGTTTCATCACCATCGGCTACCGGGGCTCCTACaccctgggcagggacagccaGACGGATGCCAAGTTCCGCAGGGTGGCACGGATCATGGTCTGTGGCAAGACGTCGCTGGCCAAGGAGGTCTTTGGGGATACCTTGAACGAGAGCAGGGACCCGGACAGGCCCCCGGAGAGGTACACCTCCAGGTACTACCTCAAATTCACCTTCCTGGAGCAAGCCTTTGATAAACTGGCCGATGCTGGCTTCCACATGGTGGCTTGCAACTCCACAGGCACCTGTGCCTTCGCCCATGACCAGACAGATGACAGGATCTGGACCTCTTACACCGAATATGTTTTCTATCGTGagtga